In one window of Syngnathus typhle isolate RoL2023-S1 ecotype Sweden linkage group LG7, RoL_Styp_1.0, whole genome shotgun sequence DNA:
- the LOC133157244 gene encoding histone H3-like centromeric protein A, whose amino-acid sequence MRHNSSSSRRKGGNPRRRPPQPLPGPSPGVQCTSSAASPRRRHPPQSPQRASPRGRRPPQSRQPGPSGNTQPPAPPPPLPTPPRRRRYRPGTKALMEIRKFQKSTELLIRKAPFSRLVREVCQSYGRSALRWEVFALMALQEAAEALLVLLLSDANLCAIHAKRVTIFPRDLQLARRIRGQDF is encoded by the exons ATGCGCCACAACTCCTCGTCCAGCCGAAGAAAAGGCGGCAATCCACGCCGCCGTCCTCCGCAGCCACTGCCTGGGCCATCCCCCGGTGTGCAATGCACATCCTCTGCGGCATCCCCCAGACGGCGCCACCCGCCACAGTCACCGCAGAGGGCATCCCCCAGAGGGCGCCGCCCGCCGCAGTCACGGCAGCCGGGCCCATCTGGGAATA CTCAGCCAcctgcgccgccgcccccgttgCCCACGCCGCCCAGGAGGCGAAGGTACCGGCCAGGGACCAAGGCCCTAATGGAGATCCGCAAGTTCCAGAAGAGCACAGAGCTCCTCATCAGGAAAGCGCCCTTCTCTCGCCTG GTCCGTGAGGTGTGCCAGTCATATGGCAGAAGTGCCCTCAGATGGGAGGTCTTCGCCCTGATGGCGCTTCAGGAG GCGGCTGAGGCTTTATTGGTGTTGCTGTTATCTGATGCCAACCTGTGCGCCATCCACGCCAAGCGGGTCACCATTTTTCCCCGCGACCTCCAGCTGGCCCGACGGATCCGCGGGCAAGATTTCTGA
- the LOC133156693 gene encoding collagen alpha-1(I) chain-like — protein sequence AGGPPGGPPGGPPGGPPGGPPGGSPGGPPGGPPGGPPGGPPGGPPGGPPGGPPRGPPGGPPGPEGPPGPQDPPGPEGSPGPNGSSGPSGPQGPPGLQGSAGPQGPTGPPGPSGLPGTVGVPGPPGSAGPGPAGPPGPPGRPACLDNHSNGLATSGPRDR from the exons GCAGGAGGACCACCCGGGGGACCACCCGGGGGACCACCCGGAGGACCACCCGGAGGACCACCCGGGGGATCACCCGGAGGACCACCCGGAGGACCACCAGGGGGACCACCCGGAGGACCACCCGGGGGACCACCAGGGGGACCACCCGGGGGACCACCCAGGGGACCACCCGGAGGACCACCAGGACCAGAAGGTCCGCCAGGACCACAAGATCCACCAGGACCAGAAGGTTCACCAGGACCAAATGGCTCATCAGGACCATCCGGCCCACAAGGGCCACCCGGTCTGCAGGGATCAGCTGGTCCACAGGGACCAACTGGCCCCCCTGGTCCCAGCGGACTACCTGGGACAGTGGGTGTGCCTGGCCCTCCGGGATCAGCTGGACCAGGACCAGCTGGTCCACCAGGACCACCTGGACGTCCTGCATGTTTGGACAACCACTCCAATGGActggccacatccggcccacgggacc GCTAG
- the LOC133157242 gene encoding cuticle collagen 1-like, which yields MIILKVFIVALLFGASCLGAQIKRQVNVTQDDSSAQAGSGNAESREVGGSPGPPGPPGPPGPPGPGGPDGPTGPNGTTGPMGPKGPPGPAGADGDPGPEGPPGPPGADGTPGPGGPPGPPGANGRPGPKGIPGPVGPTGSPGPEGPPGPPGPPSPPGPPGPPGPPGPPVFYPNFPQAPWLPCPPRPYPYGPGQNLPCGPLPIWPPGQNYVH from the exons ATGATCATTCTCAAGGTGTTCATTGTTGCCCTCCTGTTTG GAGCCAGCTGTCTGGGTGCACAGATAAAGAGACAAGTAAATGTTACTCAAGATGACAGTTCTGCGCAAGCAGGGTCAGGCAATGCAGAATCAAGAGAAGTCGGCGGATCGCCTGGTCCACCAGGACCACCTGGCCCTCCAGGACCACCAGGGCCAGGTGGACCAGATGGTCCAACAGGACcaaatggtacaacaggacCAATGGGACCAAAAGGCCCACCAGGACCAGCTGGAGCAGATGGTGACCCAGGACCAGAAGGCCCACCAGGACCACCTGGAGCAGATGGCACACCCGGACCAGGAGGCCCACCAGGACCACCTGGAGCAAATGGCAGACCAGGACCAAAAGGTATTCCAGGTCCAGTTGGACCAACTGGATCTCCTGGACCAGAAGGACCACCTGGACCACCAGGACCACCTAGTCCACCAGGGCCACCTGGACCCCCAGGACCACCTGGTCCACCAGTATTTTATCCGAATTTTCCTCAGGCACCATGGCTACCTTGTCCACCAAGACCATATCCATATGGCCCAGGTCAAAATTTGCCATGTGGCCCACTACCAATTTGGCCACCTGGGCAAAATTATGTTCATTAA